The genome window CTGAATTACCCGCTGCAGCCGATGACTTTGTTATACAAGTAGGAGGGAAGGCCTTTTAGCTCCACATTGTtgtccacaaacacaaactgcagCTCTCGTGATCTGCCCAgatctaaaacacacacacagatattatCATTACCTCGCTCACAATATATGCATCACTACGGCAACACACAGACGCGGGGTATCACTGACCGAGCGGTAGAAAGGTCAGGCGGTTGGCAGCCATCGAGAGCTGGTTGAGGCGGTGCAGCCAGCAGAGCTGCCGGGGAACGTGGCTCAACAGGTTGTGGTCAGCTGTCAGATTCTGCAGAGACGTACAGCGGTGCAGGCGATGTGGCAGAGACAACAGCTGGTTCCTGGACACGTCCACAgtctccaggtcctgcagatCACCAATCTCTAATGGTGTTacacagacatgagagagagcctcaaacaacaaaaacaaatctaagaataaaacagaacaatatgtaacaaagtaaaaaaaaaaaattacggGATAATTTCTGAACTTTAAACTTTTGGTTGACTAAATtgattgtaatttttaaatgattatttttcatGTCAACAGTCTACAGGCTGTTTCTGCTGTGTTGTGCAGAGACCGACTTGCTGTGAGTGAGAGGATTGGAGTCAGTCACTTGAGGACAGGTCAACACGACTGACTGTTGTAATCAAACTGCAAATTCTAATTTTGAAACTGGGCTTTAAAATGAAACTtgacaaaaaataagaaaaggtcaAACATCTTCAGTAGATAGGTAGCAGTTGGTCTGACGGCGTGTGGGTAAGATACTAACATTTTTGTTCTCCACTGCTAATAGTAGACCGCTGAAATGTCATCAATGTTTCTgaattatttcaaaaaagtattgtacttttactcaaaatcgtaaaaaaagaaaaaaagaaaacaaaaatcatcTGGATTTTAGCTCCAGTTATGATACCTGGTTTCTCCATTTGTAGTAAAGACACATCCGTCCATATTCTCACTGTGTAAATACCACGCAGTACTGTGACGCTGTTGCTTCTTTCAGTTTGGTGGACGAGCCCTGGTGCCCTCTGCTGGCAAATTAAACACTCAACCACTAAGCCACAGAATCGGCTTAGCATGACTTTGTACATCACAGTGGCAAATGTTACaagcaaaatgttgttttttttaagattatcttttgggcatttttaggcctttattgacaggacaggtgaaatgaaaggagagaggggaatgacatacagcaaagggccacagattggagtcgaacccgggcccatTGCATCGAGGAGTGAACCTCTGTATgtgggcgcccactctaccaactgtgcCACCCGGGCGCCCACAAGCAAAATGTTAAGCAAGTTGCTTGCCTTTATACCATGAATGAAGTATAACTAGGTTCTCATTTCTCAGCAGAGACTCACGCTACAGGACTGACAAAcatggacacagacacaaagataATACATACAACTAGcttcatatttgttttgttgatcaAATGATTATTGTCTTTTTGGGCACAACATATGCAGAGTATATGGAcgaatacaatgaccaaacaaGCAGAAATAgcaagaaaacaacaactagAAACCAAAAACTTCAATATTAAATCTAAAGATTATCAAGGGCATCTATAATACCCCTCCATGTCATTGTCTTATGGCTCTATTCATCttacaaagtaaaaagaaacagaaaagttatttacagtatttaatttCATCTGTTTTTCATAATCAGAATGACCAAATAAACCTGACCTGGTATTTGAATAAGACCAcgagaaataaatgaaaacaagacACAGACAGCTGTTTCACCTTGAGGAAGGCATTTCAGCTGATTATTGGACAGCCTCAGGTGTCGTAGAGACCTTAGTCTGCCAATCTCTGGACAGAGGAACTGGAGGGCGTTATTGCTCAGGTCCAGTGACTGCAGTCTGGCCAGGTCTCCGATAGCTGGGGAACAAACCACAGTTTGACATTCTGGTAAAAAGACTAACGTAACGAGTACAGATAAGGCTTAATGCTGAGTGGCACATTATCATGTCATAACAGAGGACCTACCTTCAGGAATAATGACTATGTTGTTTGAGTGCAAATagcttaaatgaaaaaaaacacatgttacaAGTTGAACAGACCAAACTATTTGATTCGTCATTGGTTAATGTTCTAAAACAGTGTcatgggttagggtttaggagtTAGGGTTTAAGAGTTATGGGTTAGAGGTTAAGGTTTAGgagttagggtttagggttaaggtttaGGAGTTAGGGTTTAGGAGTTAGGGGTTAGGAGTTAGGGTTAAGCTTTAGGAGTTAGGGTTTAGgagttaggggttaggggtagggtttaGGGGTAGGGGTTAGGCCTTTTGGTCAAGTTCTGTCAAGTGTAATCATCTGTCAGAGATATCATTTAGAAATGCATCTGACAGCTTCATTCTGTccaaaatacaaattttaacATTCACAGCTTCAACTCAACTGCTGCTTTTCCTATTATACCATCCAATATAAGTTCATAAAACATGCAGTTTCAGGAAAATAATTTCTGTCAGATGATATTTGTTAagattatttgtaaaaaaataacagctTTGCTGAATACTCACAGTTCTATTAGATTTGGGAGCTTTTGTGCAAGATTGTCAGgctgagagagaggaagagaaagcaaaaaggtttgagtcctgTTGTGTTTGATATGTGATCAGTGATGTGTGCCACTAGCAGGACCAGAGTCAGTAGTCAGAGTGTACTGAGTcaataccatagactgtataattaTCAGTCTAGGTAGTCAGAGGGTACTGAGTCATTACCATAGACTTTATATTTATCAGTCTAGGTAGTCAGAGCGTACTGAGTcaataccatagactgtataattaTCAGTCTAGGTAGTCAGAGTGTACTGAGTcaataccatagactgtatatttatcaGTCTAGGTAGTCAGAGGGTACTGAGTCATTACCATAGACTTTATATTTATCAGTCTAGGTAGTCAGAGCGTACTGAGTcaataccatagactgtatatttatcaGTCTAGGTAGTCAGAGCGTACTGAGTcaataccatagactgtataattaTCAGTCTAGGTAGTCAGAGCGTACTGAGTcaataccatagactgtatatttatcaGTCTAGGTAGTCAGAGCGTACTGAGTcaataccatagactgtataattaTCAGTCTAGGTAGTCAGAGCGTACTGAGTcaataccatagactgtatatttatcaGTCTAGGTAGTCAGAGCGTACTGAGTcaataccatagactgtatatttatcaGTCTAGGTAGTCAGAGCGTACTGAGTcaataccatagactgtatatttatcaGTCTAGGTAGTCAGAGCGTACTGAGTcaataccatagactgtatatttatcaGTCTAGGTAGTCAGAGCGTACTGAGTcaataccatagactgtatatttatcGGTCTAGGTAGTCACAGCGTACTGAGTcaataccatagactgtatattcaACAGTCTAGGTAGTCAGAGCGTACTGAGTCAATACCAGTGTTGTGAGGGAGTTCCTCTTCATGTACAGTCTCTCCAGAAACTGCAGGCCTTCATCCTTCAGCAGCTCTACTGGGAAATGATTCAGGTTTCTGTAGTTAAGAAACAGATTTTTGTGGCGCTCCTGTTTGGCCATGGAAATAGTCTCATGGAGTTCAGTTGCCATTTGTGAAGGCTTGCTCCTCCCCAGTGGAAGAGACCTGGCAGTGCCTTTCTCTATGGCATTACCGTTTCCTGATAGAAAAGCAAATGAACAGAGGcattacccagcatgcaacaggaCCATTTAACCAAGTACATGCTATGTTATTGGAGCACAGGCATTCGATACATTCAGTGGGGGCATGTTGGttcatttaaagtttaaaaaacagataACACACAGGAGCGTGACGTTCCTCTCATTCCTGACTGTGTAATACTGTGTTTGAGGCAAATGGCCGCTCACTGAGACAGCGACAGCGGAACGGTAGCTAGCGGACATCATGCTCGTCTCTCGGTCTTTACAGCTGTCCTTCCCTATGGTCATCCCGAGCATcgttagcatgctagctagctaaatagcAAATAACTTTTGATAATAATACGCTGCACAGAAAGCACTTATTTACCTTAATCTGTTCTACTTTATTTCCCACATGTGCACATTAGCCGCCTAAGGCTGAATGTATGTTAGTGAAAGCACATACCGGtgagctaatgctaatgctaagtAAAGAGTTTTTGCTCTGTCGTAAACAACGTAACTCGTCACCGTCCCGTCACGCTCaggttcttcttctcttctaaATTCACAGCAGACAGCACACTACTGCTGCCACCTGCTGTTACATCGTTAAACTGCACCTTTCAgacagtacatttactcaagaagTGAAGTGCTAGaggtaacattttaaagtaggcctatttaactactttatacttctactacattacatttcaaaaggaaatatttgacatttgttcactacatttatttgacagccaGTTGCTGGCTGCTTTCTAGATAGTCTCGCATTGACAGACACAATGTTTTTCAGATAAAGATTAAGATATAAACAGTAAGTGGTTATTAAGGTTCAAACCGGTTCAAACCGCGGACCGGTAGAACCCTTCTATGTTggtctgttttagttattattagtattattaatatttgttGTCTGCCGCGCCGACTAAAATTCCCGTGAGATAGAATGATCTAGAAACATGAAATTTGGGGaactggaaatggtgtgcatgtgcttctatagaaatatgaacccaatcg of Etheostoma spectabile isolate EspeVRDwgs_2016 chromosome 1, UIUC_Espe_1.0, whole genome shotgun sequence contains these proteins:
- the lrrc28 gene encoding leucine-rich repeat-containing protein 28, encoding MATELHETISMAKQERHKNLFLNYRNLNHFPVELLKDEGLQFLERLYMKRNSLTTLPDNLAQKLPNLIELYLHSNNIVIIPEAIGDLARLQSLDLSNNALQFLCPEIGRLRSLRHLRLSNNQLKCLPQEIGDLQDLETVDVSRNQLLSLPHRLHRCTSLQNLTADHNLLSHVPRQLCWLHRLNQLSMAANRLTFLPLDLGRSRELQFVFVDNNVELKGLPSYLYNKVIGCSGCGVSAQVLEGDLGEALGKALVGLPAEVKVVGSETDNVVPLEEIAMRTLHRIYQHRPTDLNLLPPITLPKSLLDLLQFPLGHCHRCSQTMFTIIYPKVFPLRDTALAGVHRRTTVSFVAYCCSSRCLRTFDLQG